CCGCAAAGTGGCGCCGATGGCCGTGCAGTCTTTTGAAAATCATACCAGAAACGGCGTGTCGTTTTCCGGAGATGAACTGGACGCGCTGCGTGCCGTATTGGACGGTAAAGCGAATCCGCTCACCGGAAAGAAACTTGAGCGCTTTACGGCAAAAATCGAGCACGGCATTCAATTGTAGCCTCTGCTTCTTGCCGCCCGCTGCGATTACGGTTGCGGTTAAGGTTTTCGGGCCGCGCCCGCGGTTGAGCAGCAGTTTATGCCATTCGCCGCGGTTGCGGTCGGGCAGCGGTTGCGCTTCGCTCTGCCGCTTGGCCGCGTGAAGCGCCGCTTTCGGTACGGGCCCCCGTCAGGTTTCCGCTGCCGGCTGCACGCCGGGCGCCGCCGCGGCTTTTATGCTGTGCACAAACAGTTCGTTCTGATCGGACCGTTCCGGTACGGAAAAAACCGGCGAACCGTCTTCCGGTGAAGTCCGGTAAAGCTGGTTATCCGATCCGGCGTACGCGGGACTGCTTTTATTGTTGATCCACCAATCCAATACGGCCGCGATTGCAAGCATGTATTTCAGCAGGTTTGCATTCGTCGCGCGCCCGCCCTGTTTCTTTTTGGCACCCAGCAGCACGTCCAGTCTGCGCGATACGACGTTCGGAATATCGTACCGGTACGGCGCGTGTATATTGGGTATTTCAAGCGATTCTTTACCCGACTTCGCCGTATCGTCGGCAATGAGCGTAAACCGGAACAGCTCGTTAACCAGAAGCGGCGTTCGTATGTATAACGGCCGCACTTTCGCTTCGTTTACCGGTTTTTCAAGCAGCAGCTGTTCAAATTGCAGATACGGCAGAAAATTGTAGCGGGTATGCCAGAGAATGTTCGACATCAGCTTCTTTCCGTACTGCGATCGGGTGAAATCTTTTTGCGTATACAAATGATTCACCAAATCTTTCAAATTCGATACGTACAGTTTTTCAAACAGCGTTTCTCGGTATGTCGTCCATTCGTTCATTATTTTACCGAACGAATCGTTCTGCGAATTGCCGGCAAGATCTTTTTTGTCCGAAATCGCCGCGAACGTTATGTTCCGGCAGCCTTCCATAAAATCTTCTATTATCTTTATCAGGATGATAACGACCTGCATCGGATTTTCAGGCGGAATGAAATTCAGCCCTTCAACGAACGTGTACAGCGGCTGATAAAACGGATACAAATCGGGTGCTTCGTCGAGGTGCAGCCAGCCTGCGCCGGGAAAAATCCGATCCAGCAATTTTAAACCGGTCTGCACCAATTCGAGCTGCTTTTGTTCGGCTTCCTTTTTCCGTCTTTCCTCTTCAAGCTGTTCTGCCGATTTTTCCGGTACCGCCGGCGAAGTTCCCGCATTTTCTTTTTTCGCCTTTTTTTCCGGTACGAGTACGTCGAATTTGGTTATGTTCAAAAACGAAAAGATCTTTGCGGTATGCAGTATGAAAAAATCGGGAAATGCCTGAAAGTCCGGGCTGCACATCCGCATCAGAAGCGGATACAGTCCTTTTATGACGCGATTGTATACGTACAGCCACTCGGAAACCGCTTCTTTTGCGATTTCAAACGCACGTTCCTTTTTGGCGTCGGGATAGACTGCAATATCCGTATATACGGATTTGATAAGCTCGGTGGTTTTGCTTTCGCCCAGAAAGAAAAGAGACAAAAGCGGTTTGTATATCTGCTTTATGAGCGGAATCATCATCGTTACGGTGATTTCCGTCGGTTTGCGTTCCAAATCCGCATACAGCGTCTGTACGTTTTGCAGCGACCACGATCCGGCTGTTTTCAAAAATCTGAATTTCAGATCTTCGTCCGTTTCCAGCTTTTTTCGATACGATTCGGGAGCTGTCCGTACGAGTTCCTTTATTTTATTGCTGAAATTCTGCATCCGCAGAATATAGGTTTTCAGTGTGATCGTTACGAACGGAGCGGCTATTTTTTCCTGACCGTTTTTCGTCAGTGAAGCGAATATGTTGAATATGCCGTAGTTCGGTTTGATCCGATATTCCGGAGCCATCATCAGTTTTTCGATTTTACCGCGTTCTTTTGCCGGAATATCGGGAAGCATGTCGCGGTTGTTTTTGACGGCCGAAGCGGCGCTCGCCGTCTGCGCGGCGGTGCGTTCGGCGACAGGCTGCGAAGCCGGATCGCGCGGCCGCTTTGAGGAAACGACACCGGAACGCAATTCGCTCGTTTTCATTGCCGAGCGGACTTTTTTCAGTGCCGCTTCGTCTATCGGTGCCGATTTTTCTATACCGATTTCGCCTCCGAGCAGTTTCGCTATTTTTTGCGCTTCACCGGGATCGATATTACCGATATTTTTTCTGGTTTTGTCCAGTTCTCCCGGTTCGTATCGCTGCGGAGGTGATTTGCTTTGACTGATAGATTCATCCATTCCCTTATACTCCGGTTGTCCGGGTTATAGCCGCAGCATATTCTTGCGTACTATACCCGGAAAATCTTTGAGAATAATTTTTTCGCCGTTTTTGGCAGCGAGCACCCCGTCGAACGTACCGTACAGACTGTGGTTGCGCGTGCGCAATATGAAAATGCTGATCGTCCGTACGTGATCGGAAATCGGAGTGAACGTCAGATCGACCATGCTTTCCGTATCCTGCAAAACCCATTTGCCGTTTATACCGAGCGGATGGGTGAGCTTTACCGGCGGCAGCGGCGTCGTTTCTCCGTTGACGAACAGTACGTTTTCGTTATACAGATCGGGAGTCGCCGCCTCCTGAGAAGACGAAGTGATACTGAACGTAACCGGGCGGCCCTGTACGTTCCCCGCTGCAATGGCGAATGAACTTTTCGTGCGCAGCTTATAATACGTGCGGTCCGATTCAAACAGCACGTATCCGCCCGTATCGTGTTTTTGCTGCGGCTGCTGATTCGGAAACGTCGCCGACAGCGAGCCTGTAAGCGGCGCCGTCAAAAACCAGACGGCGCGGCAGCGGCGCATGGTGGGGGCGGGCAGCACGGCGGAAATTTCCGCAAATGCCGGAGCTGCCAAATTTGCCGTAAAAGCCGCCGAAACGCTCGGGCGTACCGAATCTCCGTTCAAATTGAAAATCACCGACAGACAAGCGCGCGAACGATCCCAACTGACGCGGATATACCGGTTGTGCCTGAATGAAATGCAGACTCCCGCCGCCGTTTTTTTTGGAATCAGCCGGCGCCGCGGTCCGATAACCGTTCGATATGAGAATTTCCGTCCGGTCGTCTTATTCCAGAACAGTACTTCGGCGTATCCGAACAGCTTTGCGTCAAAAAAATCGACGGACCCGACGTACTCGTCCGTATGGAACATAAACGTCAGCGTGCTCCTGATTCTCAAATCCGTGATAAACGTCGGCATCGGAAGCACGCCGAACGGGCGTTCCACGCCCCGTATGTCGAGTCGTTTCGGCGCGCCGGAAAACGTTCCGAATATCGGTTTTCCGTTTTGAATCAGAGGATCCGGCGCTGGTATGATTTCTCGTGAATACACAATGTCTTCCTCGGATTACCAGTATATACCGAAACACACTAAAATAGCAAAGGTTTTTTGACTTTTCACTTGCAGATTCAAAACTTACGGGCTATTGTTATAAATACATAATTTTACGGTAAAACGAGGTTTGCGTATGGGGATAACGATATATTCGTTGGGAGCTGCGGAGGAAGTAACCGGTTCAAAACATATTTTTGAAATAGACGGACGGGCTTTTATGATAGATTGCGGTGCGTTTCAAGGTCGCCGCAATGAAGCGGATCGTAAAAACCGGAATTTTGAAGTGCCGGTCGATAAAATCGAATCCGTCATTTTGACTCACGCACATTACGATCACTGCGGATTGCTTCCGCTGGTCGGAAAAAACGGATATAACGGCAACATATATGCGACGCCCGCGACGCGGGATTTGGCCAATCTTATCATGATGGACAGCGCCCGTATCCAAGCGCGGGATGCTGAATATCTGCGTAAACAAGCGGCAAAAAAAGGTGAAAAATTCGTCTGGAATCCGCTGTTTACCGAAAAAGACGTCGTTGCGGCGGCGAATCAGATCGTAACGCTTTCCTATAACCGAAAGATGTACATTGCGCCGGACGTTCAGCTCGAATTTTTTGACGCGGGTCATATTCTCGGCGCGGCGTTCGCGTATATTACCGTTACCGGACAGAAAAACACGACGAACGGCACCTCCGGGGCAAAAAAACTGCTGTCTCCGAAAGAGTTTTGGAATCGGCTTTTAAGCCGCAAACGTTCCGACGTAGAACCGCGGGGAGCGGGGAGCGCGCCGCCTTCATCCGCGGACGACGAAATCCGCATTTTGTATACCGGAGATCTGGGGCGCCGGAATAAACCGATTATCAGGGATCCGGCAACCGAACTTCCCGCGCCGGATTACGTTGTGCTTGAAAGTACGTACGGCAATCGCCGCCATGAAGATTCCCAGAGTGCGCTGGACGAACTGGTCAGAATCGTGCGTAAAGCGATTGCACAAAAAGGCAAAATCATCATTCCGTCGTTTGCGATAGAGCGCACGCAGGAATTGGTGTATTATTTTCACTTGCTTGTCGATCAAAAACTCATTCCCGAAATACCGATTTACGTCGATTCGCCGATGGCAACGAACGCTACGGGTATTTTTCAAGTTCATCCGGAGTGTTACGATCAGGCGACGTACGACGCGTTCCTGCGGCACCATAAAAATCCGTTCGGATTCAACTCGCTGTCGTTTACGACGAGCGTCGAAGAGTCTAAGGCGTTGAACGACAAACCCGGTCCGATGATTATCATCAGCGCCGACGGTATGTGCGAAGCGGGGCGTATTCTGCACCATTTGGCGAACAATATCGGCAATCCGGCAAACCAGATCCTGCTGGTCGGTTTTATGGCCGAACATACGCTCGGCCGCCGCCTGCAGAACGGTGAAAAAGAAGTCAAAATCATGGGCGAATGGTATGAAGTGAAGGCGGACGTTGATCAAATCAACGCGTTCAGTGCGCACGCCGATTACGTCGAATGTACGGAATGGCTCAAACAGATAGACACGTCCCGTTTGAAGCAGATTTTTATGGTGCACGGCGAACCGGACGCACAGGCGGCGTTTAAAACGTACCTTGCTGCCAACGGATTTCCGGACGTTACGATCGTCAAATACGGCGAATCCTACGATTTATAGCGGGTGCGCCCCGTAATGCGGCGCGCATCCCGTTTTAAGCGGAAATCTTCTATTTTATTGCAGTCGCCGTGTCGTCGTCGCCGTTGAGCGGCGGCGGCAGCGCGTCCTTGTCGTTCACCATCAGAATGGGCTGTCCCGTCGCGTCGAGCGCGTCGCGCCACAACGAACCTTCGGGATTAACCTTATTCCGTTTTGCCGTAACGAGCCGGATAGGCAAGTGCACGTATTTGTCGTGAACCAAGCCGATAACCAGATTCGTTTTGCCGGACATGGCTGCGTGTACGGCGTTGTTTCCGAGCCGTTCGCAGTAGATTGAGTCGGTCGGAGTTGCCGGCGCCGAGCGGATTTGGTAACTGGGATCTATGTACTTTAAGTTGATGTGAATTTTGCGTTCGGCAAAATATTCGTTGATCCTGTCGCGCAGGAACGTGCCGATGTCGCCGAGTTTTTTGTTTCCGGAAGCATCCGTTGCGTTCGTTGCGTTCAAATGGTTCTGCCCGGCGCCCTCGGCGACAATGACGACGGCGTGATGCCGTTTGACGATGCGCTGCTCAAGTTCCGCCAGAAATCCTTCGGGACCGTCCAGATCGAACGGCACTTCGGGAATCAGGCAGAAGTTCGCTTCGTGGCTGGCAAGCGCGGTGGCCGTCGCGATAAATCCTGATTCCCGGCCCATCAGTTTGATAAGGCCGATGCCGTTTATATGGGAGTGGGCTTCCATGTGCGCGGCAGCGACCGCGTCCGTCGCTTTCTGTACCGCGGTGTCGAATCCGAACGATTTCTGGATAAAGATGAGATCGTTGTCGACGGTTTTCGGAATGCCGACGATAGCCACTTTCAGTCCGCGTTTTTCGATTTCTTCGGAAACTTCGAGCGCTCCGCGCTGCGTACCGTCTCCGCCGACGATGAACACCATGTTCATGTTGAGCGCTTCGATCGCGTCGACGATATCCATAACGCGGTCGCCGCCGCCGCGGCTGGTACCGAGGAACGAACCGCCTATTTTGTGAATGTCGTCTACGACGTCGGGCGTCAAATCGATGGTGTCGAATCCCTGTTCGGGAAAAAAGCCTTTAAAACCGAATCTGATACCGCGTATCCGGCGCACGCCGTACCGGTTGTACAAACAGCGTACGACGGAACGGATAACGTCGTTCAGTCCGGGGCACAAGCCTCCGCAGGTACAGATTCCCGCGTTTACGTGTTTGGGATTAAAATAAATGTATTCGCGCGGACCTGCTTTCTGTATCAGGTTGTGCGCGTAAGCGTCGGCTTCCGTTTCCAGAATATTATCGTAAATATCAAGATTGTATCGGATAAATTCATTGTCTTTTACGTAATTCGCACGGTAATCGCCGTGCTCCTTCGATAATTGGATGGGGGAAAGAACCTTGCACGGTCCAAGTTCATCAATCGTAAAATCGAAACGACCTTTCATAGTCTGCGCTCCTTGCTGCCAGAGATACGGCGGCCGGCGCGTACTGTGCCGACCGGCATCTTCATAAAGATAGTATGATTCGTTCTTTTATGCAAGGTCTCGCGTCGGCTATTTGTAGGAGAAATGCGGCGGTTTTTTGTATCGTCCCTGCCGTGAGCCTTAGAAAAAAGATGAGAAAATGGTTCAATCGTATTGACATGAACGCCGTTTTCCGGCTAATATAATCAAGCCTTTTTTGGAGCGGTGTCCGAGTGGTTTAAGGAGGCGGTCTTGAAAAC
This sequence is a window from Treponema brennaborense DSM 12168. Protein-coding genes within it:
- a CDS encoding DUF2804 domain-containing protein, which produces MYSREIIPAPDPLIQNGKPIFGTFSGAPKRLDIRGVERPFGVLPMPTFITDLRIRSTLTFMFHTDEYVGSVDFFDAKLFGYAEVLFWNKTTGRKFSYRTVIGPRRRLIPKKTAAGVCISFRHNRYIRVSWDRSRACLSVIFNLNGDSVRPSVSAAFTANLAAPAFAEISAVLPAPTMRRCRAVWFLTAPLTGSLSATFPNQQPQQKHDTGGYVLFESDRTYYKLRTKSSFAIAAGNVQGRPVTFSITSSSQEAATPDLYNENVLFVNGETTPLPPVKLTHPLGINGKWVLQDTESMVDLTFTPISDHVRTISIFILRTRNHSLYGTFDGVLAAKNGEKIILKDFPGIVRKNMLRL
- a CDS encoding MBL fold metallo-hydrolase RNA specificity domain-containing protein, translated to MGITIYSLGAAEEVTGSKHIFEIDGRAFMIDCGAFQGRRNEADRKNRNFEVPVDKIESVILTHAHYDHCGLLPLVGKNGYNGNIYATPATRDLANLIMMDSARIQARDAEYLRKQAAKKGEKFVWNPLFTEKDVVAAANQIVTLSYNRKMYIAPDVQLEFFDAGHILGAAFAYITVTGQKNTTNGTSGAKKLLSPKEFWNRLLSRKRSDVEPRGAGSAPPSSADDEIRILYTGDLGRRNKPIIRDPATELPAPDYVVLESTYGNRRHEDSQSALDELVRIVRKAIAQKGKIIIPSFAIERTQELVYYFHLLVDQKLIPEIPIYVDSPMATNATGIFQVHPECYDQATYDAFLRHHKNPFGFNSLSFTTSVEESKALNDKPGPMIIISADGMCEAGRILHHLANNIGNPANQILLVGFMAEHTLGRRLQNGEKEVKIMGEWYEVKADVDQINAFSAHADYVECTEWLKQIDTSRLKQIFMVHGEPDAQAAFKTYLAANGFPDVTIVKYGESYDL
- a CDS encoding ATP-dependent 6-phosphofructokinase, translated to MKGRFDFTIDELGPCKVLSPIQLSKEHGDYRANYVKDNEFIRYNLDIYDNILETEADAYAHNLIQKAGPREYIYFNPKHVNAGICTCGGLCPGLNDVIRSVVRCLYNRYGVRRIRGIRFGFKGFFPEQGFDTIDLTPDVVDDIHKIGGSFLGTSRGGGDRVMDIVDAIEALNMNMVFIVGGDGTQRGALEVSEEIEKRGLKVAIVGIPKTVDNDLIFIQKSFGFDTAVQKATDAVAAAHMEAHSHINGIGLIKLMGRESGFIATATALASHEANFCLIPEVPFDLDGPEGFLAELEQRIVKRHHAVVIVAEGAGQNHLNATNATDASGNKKLGDIGTFLRDRINEYFAERKIHINLKYIDPSYQIRSAPATPTDSIYCERLGNNAVHAAMSGKTNLVIGLVHDKYVHLPIRLVTAKRNKVNPEGSLWRDALDATGQPILMVNDKDALPPPLNGDDDTATAIK